The Globicephala melas chromosome 13, mGloMel1.2, whole genome shotgun sequence genome includes a region encoding these proteins:
- the ARK2C gene encoding E3 ubiquitin-protein ligase ARK2C isoform X2 — translation MPQHYQHYLATPRMHHFPRNSSSTQMVVHEIRNYPYPQLHFLALQGLNASRHTSAVRDSYEELLQLEDRLGNVTRGAVQNTIERFTFPHKYKKRRPQDGKGKKEEGEESDTDEKCTICLSLLEDGEDVRRLPCMHLFHQLCVDQWLAMSKKCPICRVDIETQLGADS, via the exons ATGCCCCAGCACTATCAGCATTACCTAGCGACTCCTCGAATGCACCACTTTCCCCGAAACTCCTCCTCCACGCAGATG GTCGTCCATGAAATCCGAAACTACCCTTACCCTCAGCTTCACTTCCTTGCTCTCCAGGGACTGAATGCCAGCAGACACACCTCCGCTGTGCGGGACAGCTATGAG GAGCTGCTGCAGCTCGAGGACAGGTTGGGAAATGTGACTCGGGGAGCTGTACAGAACACCATTGAGAGGTTCACCTTCCCCCACAAGTACAAGAAG CGAAGACCCCAGGATGGCAAGGGCaagaaggaagagggggaggagtcAGACACAGATGAGAAATGCACGATCTGTCTGTCTCTGCTGGAAGATGGAGAAGATGTGAG GCGCCTACCCTGTATGCATCTCTTTCACCAACTGTGTGTGGACCAGTGGCTCGCCATGAGCAAGAAATGCCCCATCTGCCGAGTGGACATTGAGACACAACTGGGAGCTGACAGCTGA
- the ARK2C gene encoding E3 ubiquitin-protein ligase ARK2C isoform X1, with product MVLVHVGYFVLPVFGSVRNRGAPFQRSQHPHATSCRHFHLGPPQPQQLAPDFPLAHPVQSQPGLSAHMAPAHQHSGALHQSLTPLPTLQFQDVTGPSFLPQALHQQYLLQQQLLEAQHRRLLSHPRRSQERVSVHPHRLHPSFDFGHQLQTPQPRYLAEGTDWDLSVDTGLSPAQFQVRPMPQHYQHYLATPRMHHFPRNSSSTQMVVHEIRNYPYPQLHFLALQGLNASRHTSAVRDSYEELLQLEDRLGNVTRGAVQNTIERFTFPHKYKKRRPQDGKGKKEEGEESDTDEKCTICLSLLEDGEDVRRLPCMHLFHQLCVDQWLAMSKKCPICRVDIETQLGADS from the exons GTGCCCCATTTCAAAGGTCTCAGCATCCTCACGCTACCTCCTGCCGCCACTTCCATCTGGGCCCCCCCCAGCCGCAGCAGCTCGCTCCCGACTTCCCCCTGGCCCACCCGGTGCAGTCGCAGCCGGGCCTCAGCGCCCACATGGCCCCGGCCCACCAGCACAGCGGCGCCCTGCATCAGTCGCTGACCCCGCTGCCCACCCTGCAGTTCCAGGACGTCACAGGTCCCTCCTTCCTACCTCAGGCCCTGCACCAGCAATACCTCCTGCAGCAGCAGCTCCTGGAAGCTCAGCACCGCAGGCTCCTCTCACACCCCAG GCGGAGTCAGGAGCGAGTGTCTGTCCACCCTCACCGCCTCCACCCCAGCTTCGACTTCGGCCACCAACTACAGACACCTCAGCCCAGGTATCTGGCTGAGGGCACTGACTG GGATCTCAGTGTGGACACCGGCTTGAGTCCCGCTCAGTTCCAGGTGCGGCCCATGCCCCAGCACTATCAGCATTACCTAGCGACTCCTCGAATGCACCACTTTCCCCGAAACTCCTCCTCCACGCAGATG GTCGTCCATGAAATCCGAAACTACCCTTACCCTCAGCTTCACTTCCTTGCTCTCCAGGGACTGAATGCCAGCAGACACACCTCCGCTGTGCGGGACAGCTATGAG GAGCTGCTGCAGCTCGAGGACAGGTTGGGAAATGTGACTCGGGGAGCTGTACAGAACACCATTGAGAGGTTCACCTTCCCCCACAAGTACAAGAAG CGAAGACCCCAGGATGGCAAGGGCaagaaggaagagggggaggagtcAGACACAGATGAGAAATGCACGATCTGTCTGTCTCTGCTGGAAGATGGAGAAGATGTGAG GCGCCTACCCTGTATGCATCTCTTTCACCAACTGTGTGTGGACCAGTGGCTCGCCATGAGCAAGAAATGCCCCATCTGCCGAGTGGACATTGAGACACAACTGGGAGCTGACAGCTGA